A stretch of Myxococcus hansupus DNA encodes these proteins:
- a CDS encoding type I polyketide synthase → MSAVSNSVHDPIAIIGIGCRFPGGAKSPRHLWELLTEGRCAIVEVPKERWDHRRYYDPDPDKPGKTYVRSAGFLQEAIDTFDAAFFSISPREAATLDPQQRLLAEVAWEGLEDAGLPADSLAGSPTGVYVGGFMLDSMLTHMGPMNRELIGPHTAVGSTMTVLSNRLSYMFDFRGPSISLDTACSSSMVAVHLACQDLRSGATSLALAGGVNVMFRPEIFVAMSKGKFLSADGYSKSFDTRADGYGRGEGAGLVVLKRLSDAVRDNDRVYAIIRGTGVNQDGHSESMTAPSSSAQEALIRRVCASAEMDPKDIHAFEAHGTGTAVGDPAELGGLGAVSKRAEGPGPWVGSLKANIGHLEAAAGVAGLIKASLCLQHQQLPPQANLNHLNPAIPFDTLGIRIPRQMEALTPREGEPLRMGVNSFGYGGTNAHCVIEQAPAETAAPRGESAPGPLLLPLSARSPEALRALAQSYADLLAAPHPAALSDLCFSAATRRSHHEHRLALLATDDVADLATRLSSFASGNPAEAGASGRTLSAADARPVFVFTGMGPQWWAMGRELYQQDALFRATLDRCDALFQKLSGWSLLEQMLADEKSSNMARTDIAQPANTFLQIGLLEMWRRAGITPAAVIGHSAGEVASAYAAGRFTLEQAMLVIYERSRIQAKAAGLGKMAAVGLSEEGARAAIRGREDVVSIAAINGPNAVTLSGEATAIEAIAAELEARGVFQRILKVEVPYHSPAMEGLKPELRRCLATLQPSAGHLPTYSTVTGGRVEGVSYDAEYWCDNIREPTMFAKAAGQMLKDGYRLFIELGPHPVLLASIKECCAEARVEGRVLTSLRRQEPEHKTFAKAMAELYVAGIRIDWSGLYPQGARFTPLPTYPWQREKHWHESEEALTDRRGSEEHSLLGPRVSAPLPTWERGLNARFLPCLQDHRVRGSLVVPGATYVELALAVRGAMGLPAPHALEEVRFENALVVAGHDEPVVRTTYDESAQTVTIYSRPRDNRTTWTRHATARIRRNVHAQEEARVPVTALGIHAEAPLDTDALYQMLAGRGLEYGPRLRGIRSLRRTDTELLVEIAPPASEAARIAGDPSMLLDPVWLDPCLQAMVSWLPEDDERLYLPMGCRSVQLAEPPNPQASLWCYARIRERTANTLACDITLMDSEGHVAARLSGVECAALANREESIPRPAFYDWTYAHAFEATAEELPAKSTGAWLVFADQGGLGAELAKALEQSGAQDVVRVTRGERFARDSSGHFQIRRGEAADVRGVVDAVGRVRIQNVAYLFGLDASPGGESEDVQALLDVVLALAPGDGASIRIVTRDAQRALPDDAVTAVSAASLIGFARVVPAEMPHLKTRSIDLPRDASASQTELVERLARELLAETKEEEVALRDTRRLARRLNARPLPEWEAQTQGTPAPEGVEQVFEFALDGTERRPRRASRKQPAHGELEIKVARVTLTRAAAIQGRRASDTHWPLEVSGEVVALGEGTSGFSLGQQVQALVSQESLVVGTHLVLRLERDTVRAGVSSGRLLPFLSAECALHAQGHLQPSERLLIIGDAGGVGSALVQLGQAMGARTAIVLDAGAGPLPEDVHVFDRHAPSLTDDILAWTEGAGVDLLVNASCDAEPTITSVLGAFGRFVDAGPLAPAEGLFATAWPRGAACSRVDVAAMLRQRPKEAQARLDAILGRFEALPALPSETWAISRAEEASGWLAEHSREQGLARLTLTLAGTEPLALAPAVDERLFDANATYLVTGGFGGFGLALARWMVAEGARHLVLTGRKGASTPEARQLVQDLEAAGARVTPAAADVSSMDDMRALFARIDADHPPLKGVLHTAAVLDDAPLPDLNLQRIQRVMTPKAGGAWILHELTQERPLDLFVLFSSVAALIGNPRQGNYVAANSYLDALAEHRAARGLAAVSIHWGVLGEFGMAQDEAVRTYLESLGLNPMAPATVLTALKRVLRLRTAQLGLFDVQWAKLGRAAPHLGKSARTEHLLGSAQGGGQNEADQLRVHLAGLSTDDRRPELEKFLVERLATILQIPTERVEPQKPLSLLGVDSLLSMQVQRTIREALGIEIPALELLRAGSLVEVAGNLSAKFDGPSAVAPPPPAAVTEEAAIEQQVNNMSESELDTILQAMLAAQTAQERETA, encoded by the coding sequence ATGAGCGCAGTTTCCAATAGCGTGCACGACCCCATCGCAATCATTGGCATCGGCTGCCGTTTCCCAGGGGGAGCGAAGTCGCCTCGGCACCTCTGGGAACTGTTGACAGAAGGCCGCTGCGCCATCGTCGAAGTCCCCAAGGAGCGCTGGGACCACCGGCGGTACTACGACCCCGACCCGGACAAGCCGGGGAAGACCTACGTCCGCTCGGCCGGCTTCCTCCAGGAGGCCATCGACACCTTCGACGCGGCGTTCTTCTCCATCTCCCCTCGGGAGGCGGCGACGCTCGACCCGCAGCAGCGGCTGCTCGCGGAGGTCGCGTGGGAGGGCCTCGAGGACGCGGGCCTCCCGGCCGACAGCCTCGCGGGGAGCCCCACGGGCGTCTACGTGGGCGGGTTCATGCTGGACAGCATGCTCACGCACATGGGGCCCATGAACCGTGAACTGATCGGTCCGCACACGGCGGTCGGCTCGACGATGACGGTGCTCTCCAACCGCCTGTCGTACATGTTCGACTTCCGGGGGCCGAGCATCTCGCTGGACACGGCGTGCTCCTCGTCGATGGTCGCCGTCCACCTGGCCTGCCAGGACCTGCGCAGCGGCGCGACGTCGCTCGCGCTCGCGGGCGGCGTCAACGTCATGTTCCGGCCCGAAATCTTCGTGGCCATGAGCAAGGGCAAGTTCCTCTCGGCCGACGGCTACTCGAAGAGCTTCGACACGCGCGCGGACGGCTATGGCCGCGGCGAGGGCGCCGGCCTCGTGGTGCTCAAGCGCCTCTCCGACGCGGTCCGCGACAATGACCGCGTCTACGCCATCATCCGGGGCACGGGCGTCAACCAGGACGGACACAGCGAGTCCATGACGGCGCCCAGCTCGAGCGCGCAGGAGGCGCTGATTCGCCGCGTCTGCGCCAGCGCGGAGATGGACCCCAAGGACATCCACGCGTTCGAGGCCCACGGCACGGGCACCGCCGTGGGAGACCCGGCCGAGCTGGGTGGCCTGGGCGCCGTCTCCAAGCGGGCCGAGGGACCGGGCCCCTGGGTCGGCTCGCTCAAGGCGAACATCGGGCACCTGGAGGCCGCGGCCGGTGTGGCGGGTCTCATCAAGGCGAGCCTGTGCCTTCAGCACCAGCAGCTCCCGCCCCAGGCGAACCTGAACCACCTCAACCCGGCCATCCCCTTCGACACGCTGGGCATCCGCATCCCGCGCCAGATGGAGGCGCTCACCCCGCGCGAGGGTGAACCCCTGCGCATGGGCGTCAACTCCTTCGGCTACGGCGGCACCAACGCGCACTGCGTGATTGAGCAGGCGCCGGCGGAGACGGCGGCCCCTCGCGGCGAGAGCGCCCCGGGACCGCTGCTGCTCCCGCTGTCCGCGCGCAGCCCGGAGGCCCTCCGCGCGCTCGCCCAGTCCTACGCGGACCTGCTCGCGGCGCCGCATCCGGCGGCCCTTTCGGACCTCTGCTTCTCCGCGGCCACGCGCCGAAGCCACCATGAGCACCGGCTGGCCCTGTTGGCCACGGACGACGTGGCCGACCTGGCCACGCGGCTGTCGTCCTTCGCTTCGGGCAACCCCGCCGAGGCCGGCGCATCCGGGCGAACGCTCTCCGCGGCGGATGCGCGCCCCGTCTTCGTGTTCACCGGCATGGGCCCGCAGTGGTGGGCCATGGGCCGCGAGCTGTACCAGCAGGACGCGCTCTTCCGCGCCACGCTGGACCGCTGCGACGCGCTCTTCCAGAAGCTGTCCGGGTGGTCGCTGCTGGAGCAGATGCTCGCGGACGAGAAGTCCTCCAACATGGCCCGGACGGACATCGCGCAGCCCGCGAACACCTTCCTCCAGATTGGCTTGCTGGAGATGTGGCGCCGCGCGGGCATCACGCCCGCGGCCGTCATTGGCCACAGCGCCGGTGAGGTCGCCTCGGCCTACGCCGCGGGCCGGTTCACGCTCGAGCAGGCGATGCTCGTCATCTACGAGCGCAGCCGCATCCAGGCGAAGGCCGCCGGGCTCGGGAAGATGGCCGCGGTGGGGCTCTCCGAGGAAGGCGCGCGCGCGGCCATCCGTGGGCGCGAGGACGTGGTCTCCATCGCCGCCATCAACGGCCCCAACGCCGTGACGCTGTCGGGTGAGGCGACGGCCATCGAGGCAATCGCCGCCGAGCTGGAGGCGCGCGGCGTCTTCCAGCGCATCCTCAAGGTCGAGGTGCCGTACCACAGCCCCGCGATGGAGGGCCTCAAGCCGGAGCTGCGCCGCTGCCTCGCGACGCTCCAGCCGTCCGCAGGTCACCTGCCCACCTACTCCACCGTCACGGGCGGCCGCGTCGAGGGCGTCTCGTACGACGCGGAGTACTGGTGCGACAACATCCGTGAACCCACGATGTTCGCGAAGGCCGCCGGGCAGATGCTGAAGGACGGCTACCGGCTCTTCATCGAGCTGGGGCCGCACCCCGTGCTGCTGGCGTCCATCAAGGAGTGCTGCGCGGAGGCCCGCGTCGAGGGCCGCGTGCTCACCTCGCTGCGCCGGCAGGAGCCGGAGCACAAGACGTTCGCCAAGGCGATGGCCGAGCTGTACGTCGCCGGCATCCGCATCGACTGGAGCGGCCTGTATCCCCAGGGCGCGCGCTTCACGCCGCTGCCCACCTACCCCTGGCAGCGCGAGAAGCACTGGCACGAGTCGGAGGAGGCCCTTACGGACCGCCGGGGTTCGGAGGAGCACTCCCTGCTCGGGCCCCGCGTCTCCGCGCCGCTGCCCACGTGGGAGCGCGGGTTGAACGCGCGCTTCCTGCCGTGCCTCCAGGACCACCGCGTTCGGGGCTCGCTCGTCGTCCCAGGTGCCACCTACGTCGAGCTGGCGCTCGCCGTGCGTGGCGCCATGGGCCTGCCCGCGCCCCACGCGCTGGAAGAGGTGCGCTTCGAGAACGCGCTCGTCGTCGCGGGACATGACGAGCCCGTCGTCCGCACCACCTACGACGAGTCCGCGCAGACGGTGACCATCTACAGCCGGCCGCGAGACAACCGCACCACGTGGACCCGGCACGCCACCGCGCGCATCCGCCGCAATGTCCACGCGCAGGAGGAGGCGCGGGTCCCCGTCACCGCGCTGGGCATCCACGCCGAGGCGCCGCTCGACACGGACGCGCTCTACCAGATGCTCGCCGGGCGTGGCCTGGAGTACGGCCCCCGCCTCCGTGGCATCCGCTCGCTGCGCCGGACCGACACCGAGCTCCTCGTGGAGATCGCCCCGCCCGCTTCCGAGGCGGCGCGCATCGCGGGCGACCCGAGCATGCTGCTCGACCCCGTGTGGTTGGACCCGTGCCTCCAGGCCATGGTGTCGTGGCTGCCCGAGGATGACGAGCGCCTCTACCTGCCCATGGGCTGCCGGAGCGTCCAGCTCGCCGAGCCGCCCAACCCCCAGGCCTCGCTGTGGTGCTACGCGCGGATTCGCGAGCGCACGGCCAACACCCTGGCGTGCGACATCACGCTGATGGACAGCGAGGGCCACGTGGCCGCGCGCCTGTCCGGCGTGGAGTGCGCCGCGCTCGCGAACCGCGAGGAGTCCATCCCCCGGCCCGCGTTCTACGATTGGACCTACGCGCACGCCTTCGAGGCCACCGCGGAGGAGCTGCCCGCGAAGAGCACCGGCGCCTGGCTGGTGTTCGCGGACCAGGGCGGCCTGGGCGCGGAGCTGGCCAAGGCCCTCGAGCAAAGCGGCGCGCAGGACGTGGTGCGCGTGACGCGGGGTGAGCGCTTCGCCCGCGATTCGAGCGGCCACTTCCAGATTCGCCGGGGCGAGGCCGCGGACGTCCGCGGCGTGGTGGACGCCGTGGGCCGCGTGCGCATCCAGAACGTCGCCTACCTCTTCGGTCTGGACGCGAGCCCTGGCGGTGAGTCGGAGGATGTCCAGGCGCTGCTCGACGTCGTCCTGGCACTGGCCCCCGGTGATGGCGCGTCGATCCGCATCGTGACGCGGGACGCGCAGCGCGCGCTCCCTGACGACGCGGTGACGGCCGTCTCCGCCGCGTCGCTGATTGGCTTCGCGCGCGTCGTCCCCGCCGAGATGCCGCACCTGAAGACCCGCTCCATCGACCTGCCGCGGGATGCCTCCGCGTCGCAGACGGAGCTGGTCGAGCGGCTGGCGCGCGAGCTCCTCGCCGAGACGAAGGAGGAGGAGGTCGCGCTGCGTGACACGCGCAGGCTCGCGCGCCGCCTCAACGCGCGGCCCCTGCCGGAGTGGGAAGCCCAGACGCAGGGCACGCCGGCCCCGGAAGGCGTGGAGCAGGTGTTCGAGTTCGCGCTCGACGGCACCGAGCGTCGCCCGCGGCGCGCTTCGCGGAAGCAGCCCGCTCACGGTGAGCTTGAAATCAAGGTCGCCCGCGTGACGCTGACGCGTGCGGCGGCGATCCAGGGCCGGCGTGCGTCCGACACGCACTGGCCCCTCGAAGTGAGCGGCGAGGTCGTCGCGCTGGGTGAAGGCACCTCGGGCTTCTCGCTCGGGCAGCAGGTACAGGCGCTGGTCTCGCAAGAGTCCCTGGTGGTCGGGACGCACCTGGTGCTGCGGCTGGAGCGGGACACGGTCCGCGCCGGTGTGTCATCGGGACGCCTGCTTCCCTTCCTCAGCGCGGAGTGCGCGTTGCACGCGCAGGGACACCTGCAGCCGTCCGAGCGGCTCCTCATCATCGGCGACGCCGGCGGTGTGGGCTCGGCGCTCGTGCAGCTCGGCCAGGCCATGGGGGCGCGGACGGCCATCGTCCTGGACGCCGGCGCGGGCCCGTTGCCTGAAGACGTGCACGTGTTCGACCGCCACGCGCCTTCACTGACGGACGACATCCTGGCCTGGACGGAAGGGGCTGGGGTGGATCTGCTCGTGAACGCGTCGTGCGACGCGGAGCCCACCATCACCAGCGTGCTCGGCGCCTTTGGCCGCTTCGTCGATGCGGGACCGCTCGCCCCCGCGGAGGGGCTCTTCGCCACCGCGTGGCCTCGCGGCGCGGCCTGCTCGCGCGTGGACGTCGCGGCCATGCTGCGACAGCGTCCCAAGGAGGCGCAGGCGCGGCTCGACGCGATCCTGGGCCGGTTCGAGGCGCTGCCCGCGCTGCCTTCGGAGACGTGGGCCATCTCCCGCGCGGAGGAGGCGTCCGGCTGGCTCGCGGAGCACTCCCGTGAGCAGGGCCTGGCCCGGCTGACGCTGACGTTGGCGGGGACGGAGCCGCTGGCGCTCGCGCCCGCGGTGGATGAGCGGCTCTTCGACGCGAACGCCACGTACCTCGTGACTGGCGGGTTCGGCGGCTTCGGCCTCGCCCTGGCCCGCTGGATGGTCGCGGAGGGCGCGCGTCACCTCGTGCTCACCGGCCGCAAGGGCGCCTCCACGCCCGAAGCCCGGCAGTTGGTGCAGGACCTGGAAGCGGCGGGGGCGCGGGTCACCCCGGCGGCGGCGGACGTCAGCAGCATGGACGACATGCGTGCGCTGTTCGCGCGCATCGACGCCGACCACCCGCCGCTCAAGGGCGTGCTCCACACGGCGGCCGTGCTCGATGACGCCCCGCTCCCGGACCTGAACCTGCAGCGCATCCAGCGCGTGATGACGCCCAAGGCCGGAGGCGCGTGGATCCTCCACGAGCTCACGCAAGAGCGGCCCCTGGACCTCTTCGTCCTCTTCTCCTCGGTCGCCGCGCTGATTGGCAACCCGCGACAAGGCAACTACGTCGCGGCCAACAGCTACCTGGACGCGCTCGCGGAGCATCGCGCCGCGCGGGGCCTGGCGGCGGTCAGCATCCACTGGGGCGTGCTGGGTGAGTTCGGCATGGCCCAGGACGAGGCGGTGCGCACGTACCTGGAGTCGCTCGGCCTCAACCCGATGGCTCCGGCCACCGTGCTGACGGCCCTCAAGCGGGTGCTGCGGCTGCGCACGGCGCAGCTCGGCCTCTTCGACGTCCAATGGGCCAAGCTGGGCCGCGCGGCCCCGCACCTGGGCAAGTCCGCCCGGACGGAGCACCTGCTGGGAAGCGCCCAGGGCGGCGGCCAGAACGAAGCCGATCAGCTCCGCGTCCACCTCGCGGGGCTCAGCACGGACGACCGGCGGCCGGAGCTGGAGAAGTTCCTCGTCGAGCGGCTCGCCACCATCCTCCAGATTCCGACGGAGCGTGTGGAGCCGCAGAAGCCGCTGTCGCTGCTGGGCGTGGACTCGCTCCTGTCCATGCAGGTCCAGCGGACCATCCGTGAGGCGCTCGGCATCGAGATTCCCGCGCTGGAGCTGCTGCGCGCCGGGAGCCTGGTGGAGGTCGCCGGAAACCTGTCGGCGAAGTTCGACGGGCCCAGCGCCGTGGCCCCGCCGCCGCCCGCGGCCGTCACGGAAGAAGCCGCAATCGAGCAGCAGGTGAACAACATGTCCGAGAGCGAGTTGGACACCATCCTCCAGGCCATGCTCGCCGCCCAGACGGCGCAGGAGAGGGAGACGGCATGA
- a CDS encoding ABC transporter permease/M1 family aminopeptidase, translated as MFTALLTFELRRRVKMISTWVYAAVLATAAALMTLAIGAVFKGFSVASGPELVRVNSPHTVFNFTTSLAYFGLFMVAAVFGQAAYQDFGHNTWMLIFTKNVKKTPYLLGRFLGAYLFSAVLMLAIIPGLLVGAAGVWVVDADRLTSFRLATYLWPYVVGVWPTLFVAGAVFFTLAAVTRRMAPVYVGVVVLVMGYLVLSSAMSDVQHQDLASLLDPFGFLTFENATRYWTAAERNRDLIPLSGLLLANRVLWSVVGAVFLGLAVLRFRTTVEEQRGRGAHRETAAPAPVAIPTLQAAPTTATWLRTALSTAWLSYRDVLRSPVFWSFVVAGLAMGTMGISVSKSMFGTATWPVTWQVLETASRTFQPFLIITITFYAGELVWKERDAGLADIVDATRAPSWVSYGAKLSALLLVAFSLKAVAMVSALLSQVLRGYFDIEWSLYATQLFLLDFPHDALLCVLAFFAQVLIHQKYLAYLVMVLYFVLQAALSLMGVEDALVRYGSEPVLRFSDMNRFGSILPALGWFRAYWYGLAALLVAVGYLLTVRGRETRWKQRWAAAKARRSAAWSVAAALSLCAFVGAGAFIYYNTHLLNPYVTQKDRERRQARYEKEYASYAALPHPRITAAEVTFHIHPEALRLEALGTYRLRNTTDVPIFKVLLSLPDDAHVRGLSLGGVTRPAAHDAELGLFVYELPQPMAPGDISAITFDLEFGDRGFKHGGARTDIVGNGTFFNNGNLPVLGYQKDAELSDDRDRKDYDLPPRERMPDRDDAKAKQDNYIRQDSDFITFQATVSTSKDQIAIAPGYLEKEWIEGDRRFFRYKMDQPILNFFSVLSARYEVMRDTWKDVKLEIYHHPTHTFALDRMMRGMKDALAYCSEQFGPYQHRQARILEFPRYGSFAQAFPNTIPYSEAIGFIARVDDGRADDVDYPYYVTAHEIAHQWWAHQVVGARAQGATMTSETMAQYSALMVMKHRYGVKKMKRFLKFELDRYLSGRAFESKKEVPLSRVENQAYIHYQKGSLVMYALQDFIGEERVNRALRRYVEKVRFQGPPYTGSTELLGFLREETPPEFQYLLEDLFENITLYDNRAVSAQIRPNSQGTWDVTLKVVAKKFRANETGEQTEVDFEDWMDVGALDERGEAVFLEKRKVLKGESEIVFTVPVKPFQVGIDPLNVLIDRTSTDNVTEPTLGTALSMGSPATP; from the coding sequence ATGTTCACCGCCCTCCTGACCTTCGAGCTGCGGCGCCGGGTGAAGATGATCTCCACCTGGGTCTACGCCGCCGTGCTGGCCACCGCCGCCGCGCTGATGACACTGGCCATTGGCGCCGTGTTCAAGGGCTTCTCGGTGGCCTCCGGCCCCGAGCTGGTCCGCGTCAACAGCCCGCACACCGTCTTCAACTTCACCACCAGCCTGGCCTATTTCGGGCTCTTCATGGTGGCCGCCGTCTTCGGCCAGGCCGCCTATCAGGACTTCGGCCACAACACCTGGATGCTCATCTTCACGAAGAACGTGAAGAAGACGCCGTACCTGCTCGGCCGGTTCCTGGGCGCGTATCTCTTCAGCGCCGTGTTGATGCTCGCCATCATCCCCGGCCTCCTCGTGGGCGCCGCGGGCGTCTGGGTGGTGGACGCGGACCGGCTCACGTCGTTCCGGCTCGCCACGTACCTGTGGCCCTACGTCGTGGGCGTCTGGCCCACGCTCTTCGTCGCGGGCGCCGTCTTCTTCACGCTGGCGGCCGTCACCCGGCGCATGGCCCCTGTCTACGTGGGCGTCGTGGTGCTGGTGATGGGCTACCTGGTGCTCAGCTCCGCCATGTCCGACGTGCAGCACCAGGACCTGGCGTCCCTGCTGGATCCCTTCGGCTTCCTCACCTTCGAGAACGCGACCCGCTACTGGACCGCCGCCGAGCGCAACCGGGACCTCATTCCCCTCTCGGGGCTGCTGCTCGCCAACCGGGTGCTGTGGAGCGTGGTGGGCGCGGTGTTCCTCGGCTTGGCCGTGCTGCGCTTCCGCACCACCGTGGAGGAGCAGCGCGGGCGGGGAGCCCACCGGGAGACGGCGGCCCCCGCGCCGGTCGCCATCCCCACCCTCCAGGCGGCGCCCACGACGGCAACCTGGCTGCGCACGGCGCTGTCGACCGCGTGGCTGTCCTACCGGGACGTGCTCCGCTCGCCCGTGTTCTGGTCCTTCGTGGTGGCCGGGCTCGCCATGGGCACGATGGGTATCTCCGTCTCCAAGTCGATGTTCGGCACCGCCACCTGGCCGGTGACGTGGCAGGTGTTGGAGACGGCCTCGCGCACGTTCCAGCCCTTCCTCATCATCACCATCACCTTCTACGCGGGTGAGCTGGTGTGGAAGGAGCGCGACGCGGGGTTGGCCGACATCGTGGACGCGACCCGCGCGCCTTCGTGGGTGAGCTATGGCGCGAAGCTGAGCGCCCTGCTGCTGGTGGCCTTCTCCCTCAAGGCCGTGGCCATGGTCTCCGCGCTGCTGTCCCAGGTGCTGCGCGGCTACTTCGACATCGAGTGGAGCCTCTACGCCACCCAGCTCTTCCTCCTGGACTTCCCGCACGACGCGCTCTTGTGCGTGCTGGCGTTCTTCGCCCAGGTGCTCATCCACCAGAAGTACCTCGCGTACCTGGTGATGGTGCTCTACTTCGTCCTCCAGGCCGCGCTGAGCCTGATGGGCGTGGAGGACGCCCTGGTGCGCTACGGCTCCGAGCCCGTGCTGCGCTTCTCCGACATGAACCGGTTCGGCAGCATCCTGCCCGCGCTCGGGTGGTTCCGCGCGTACTGGTACGGGCTGGCCGCGCTGCTCGTGGCGGTGGGCTACCTGCTCACCGTCCGGGGCCGGGAGACGCGATGGAAGCAGCGGTGGGCCGCGGCGAAGGCCCGGCGCTCGGCGGCCTGGAGCGTGGCCGCGGCGCTGTCGCTCTGCGCCTTCGTGGGCGCGGGCGCGTTCATCTACTACAACACGCACCTGCTCAACCCGTACGTCACGCAGAAGGACCGTGAGCGGCGGCAGGCCCGGTACGAGAAGGAATACGCCTCCTACGCCGCCCTCCCCCACCCGCGCATCACCGCGGCGGAGGTCACCTTCCACATCCATCCGGAGGCGCTGCGCCTGGAAGCCCTGGGGACGTACCGCCTCCGCAACACGACGGACGTGCCCATCTTCAAGGTGCTGCTGAGCCTGCCGGACGACGCCCACGTGCGCGGCCTGTCGCTGGGAGGCGTGACGCGGCCGGCGGCGCACGACGCCGAGCTGGGTCTCTTCGTCTATGAGCTGCCCCAGCCGATGGCGCCCGGCGACATCTCCGCCATCACCTTCGATCTGGAGTTCGGCGACCGTGGCTTCAAGCACGGCGGAGCGCGCACCGACATCGTGGGCAACGGCACCTTCTTCAACAACGGAAACCTGCCGGTGCTGGGCTACCAGAAGGACGCGGAGCTGTCGGACGACCGGGACCGCAAGGACTACGACCTGCCTCCTCGCGAGCGCATGCCGGACCGGGATGACGCGAAGGCGAAGCAGGACAACTACATCCGCCAGGACTCGGACTTCATCACCTTCCAGGCCACGGTGAGCACGTCGAAGGACCAGATCGCCATCGCGCCGGGCTATCTGGAGAAAGAGTGGATCGAAGGCGACCGCCGCTTCTTCCGCTACAAGATGGACCAGCCCATCCTCAACTTCTTCTCCGTGCTGTCCGCGCGCTACGAGGTGATGCGCGACACGTGGAAGGACGTGAAGCTGGAGATCTACCACCACCCCACGCACACCTTCGCGTTGGACCGGATGATGCGCGGCATGAAGGACGCGCTGGCGTACTGCAGCGAGCAGTTCGGCCCCTACCAGCACCGCCAGGCGCGCATCCTGGAGTTCCCCCGCTACGGCAGCTTCGCCCAGGCCTTCCCCAACACCATACCGTACTCCGAGGCGATTGGATTCATCGCGCGCGTGGACGACGGACGCGCCGACGACGTGGACTACCCGTACTACGTCACCGCCCACGAAATCGCGCACCAGTGGTGGGCCCATCAGGTGGTGGGCGCTCGGGCCCAGGGTGCGACGATGACGTCGGAGACGATGGCGCAGTACTCCGCGCTGATGGTGATGAAGCACCGCTACGGCGTGAAGAAGATGAAGCGCTTCCTCAAGTTCGAACTGGACCGCTACCTCTCCGGCCGCGCGTTCGAATCCAAGAAGGAGGTGCCGCTGTCACGCGTGGAGAACCAAGCGTACATCCACTACCAGAAGGGCAGCCTCGTCATGTACGCGCTGCAAGACTTCATCGGCGAGGAGCGGGTGAACCGGGCGCTGCGCCGGTACGTGGAGAAGGTCCGCTTCCAGGGGCCGCCGTACACGGGCTCCACCGAGCTGCTCGGCTTCCTCCGCGAGGAGACGCCGCCGGAGTTCCAGTACCTCCTCGAGGACCTGTTCGAGAACATCACCCTCTACGACAACCGCGCGGTGTCCGCCCAGATTCGGCCGAACAGCCAGGGCACGTGGGACGTCACCCTCAAGGTGGTGGCGAAGAAGTTCCGGGCGAACGAGACGGGTGAGCAGACCGAGGTGGATTTCGAGGACTGGATGGACGTGGGCGCGCTCGACGAGCGCGGCGAGGCCGTCTTCCTGGAGAAGCGCAAGGTCCTCAAGGGCGAGTCGGAGATTGTCTTCACAGTCCCCGTGAAGCCCTTCCAGGTCGGCATCGATCCGCTCAACGTGCTCATTGACCGCACGTCCACGGACAACGTGACGGAGCCCACCCTGGGCACGGCACTGTCCATGGGGAGCCCCGCCACGCCCTGA
- a CDS encoding DUF2378 family protein: MPTEVTVQSTLFESLVRLSKPDAALQAEFLAAGFDLDKPRAVYPAAVFIGCQDAVVRLRYAAMDRRAAYRELGRGLVRSYFDTLVGKVVAMALKVAGPERAMKRVSLSFSSVFSPVDIHVESLGPADWRVRFRGYPFPAEAAAGTCEGALRQAGASEPLVDVERYEPPDGFDLRIRWR, from the coding sequence ATGCCGACCGAAGTCACCGTCCAGTCCACGTTGTTCGAATCGTTGGTCCGCCTGTCGAAGCCCGACGCAGCCCTCCAGGCCGAGTTCCTCGCCGCGGGCTTCGACCTGGACAAGCCGCGCGCCGTCTATCCCGCCGCCGTGTTCATCGGGTGCCAGGACGCGGTGGTGCGACTGCGATACGCGGCCATGGACAGGAGGGCCGCGTACCGAGAGCTGGGGCGGGGCCTGGTGCGCAGCTACTTCGACACCCTGGTGGGCAAGGTCGTGGCCATGGCACTGAAGGTGGCCGGCCCCGAGCGCGCGATGAAGCGCGTGTCGCTCAGCTTCAGCTCGGTGTTCTCGCCCGTGGACATCCACGTCGAGTCCCTGGGCCCCGCGGACTGGCGCGTGCGCTTCCGCGGCTACCCGTTCCCCGCGGAGGCCGCCGCGGGCACCTGTGAGGGTGCGCTGCGGCAGGCCGGCGCCAGCGAGCCCCTGGTCGATGTCGAGCGCTACGAGCCGCCCGACGGGTTCGACCTGCGCATCCGCTGGCGCTGA